From Zhongshania aliphaticivorans, one genomic window encodes:
- the pyk gene encoding pyruvate kinase, which produces MIRRTKIVATLGPATDGEGVLEKLILAGANVVRLNFSHGCPADHRRRAEEVRALAKQHRRSVAVLGDLQGPKVRISRFSAGSVTLENGQIFTLDASLPSDGGSIDGVGLDYTSLPDEVVIGDRLLLDDGRIVLEVERKLGSKIITQVIVGGSLSNNKGINLEGGGLAASALTEKDFADILLAAEIDVDYLAVSFVRSPDDLHRARKALVDAGGKAGIVSKIERAEAVADLDLLDDIIRASDVVMVARGDLGVEIGDAALIGVQKYLIKRSRALQKVVITATQMMESMIDSPLPTRAEVFDVANAVLDGTDAVMLSGETAAGRFPVEAVAAMDRVILGAEKHPESRVSSHRLHENFVAADESVAMGAMYIANHMQGVTAIISLTETGNTPLLMTRIFSDIPVFAFTPNAKTESRVALYRNVIPISYQVADVPADKINESVVSELLRRGLVAERDWVILSKGDYNNVHGGTNTIKIVNVGDRLG; this is translated from the coding sequence ATGATTCGCCGCACCAAGATTGTTGCCACCCTAGGCCCAGCTACCGACGGCGAAGGCGTGCTAGAAAAGCTAATACTTGCTGGTGCCAATGTGGTTCGGCTTAATTTTTCCCACGGCTGCCCAGCCGACCACCGCCGTCGCGCCGAAGAGGTTAGGGCGCTGGCAAAACAGCATCGTCGGAGTGTCGCTGTGCTGGGTGATTTACAGGGCCCTAAAGTCCGGATATCGCGTTTTTCTGCAGGATCAGTAACGCTTGAAAACGGTCAAATTTTTACGCTGGATGCGAGCCTGCCGAGTGACGGTGGCAGCATTGATGGCGTAGGTCTTGATTACACTAGCTTGCCTGATGAAGTTGTAATTGGTGACAGGCTACTGTTGGACGACGGTCGCATAGTGCTGGAGGTAGAGCGAAAATTAGGATCTAAAATTATTACACAGGTCATCGTGGGCGGCAGTCTTTCGAACAACAAAGGCATTAATTTGGAAGGTGGCGGTCTAGCGGCCAGCGCGCTGACTGAAAAGGATTTTGCCGATATTTTGCTCGCGGCCGAGATCGACGTGGACTATCTCGCCGTATCGTTCGTGCGTAGTCCAGACGACTTGCACCGCGCCCGCAAAGCACTTGTTGATGCTGGCGGCAAAGCCGGCATTGTAAGCAAGATTGAGCGGGCTGAAGCCGTGGCCGATCTCGACCTACTGGACGATATTATTCGCGCCTCAGATGTGGTGATGGTTGCTCGTGGCGACCTTGGTGTTGAAATTGGCGACGCTGCCTTGATTGGTGTGCAGAAGTATTTGATCAAGCGCAGTCGCGCATTACAGAAAGTGGTAATCACCGCGACGCAAATGATGGAGAGTATGATCGACAGCCCGCTGCCGACCCGTGCCGAAGTATTTGATGTGGCTAACGCTGTTTTAGATGGTACCGACGCGGTGATGCTCTCCGGCGAGACTGCGGCCGGGCGCTTCCCTGTTGAGGCGGTCGCGGCGATGGATCGGGTTATCCTTGGCGCAGAAAAACACCCGGAATCGCGGGTGTCGTCGCACCGCTTGCATGAAAACTTTGTTGCGGCCGATGAGTCCGTTGCCATGGGGGCGATGTATATTGCCAACCATATGCAAGGCGTGACCGCGATTATCAGCTTAACGGAAACCGGAAATACACCGCTGCTAATGACCCGTATTTTTTCCGATATACCGGTATTTGCGTTTACACCGAACGCGAAAACCGAAAGCCGCGTTGCTCTGTATCGCAACGTTATACCAATAAGCTACCAAGTTGCCGATGTTCCCGCAGACAAAATAAACGAGAGTGTGGTTTCCGAACTGCTGCGTCGCGGCTTGGTTGCAGAAAGGGATTGGGTGATTCTCTCGAAAGGGGATTACAACAACGTTCATGGTGGCACTAACACCATTAAGATTGTCAATGTGGGTGACCGCTTGGGCTAG